The segment AGGGCGAGGGTGGGGCGCAGATCGTCCTCCGACGTGCCGGTCGGCAGAAAGACGACGGAGCTTTCCTCCGCGACCTCTTTCGTCAGATCGTCGGCGAGGCCGCGTGTATCGGCGACGATGAGATCGAAATTCTCTTCGGTCTTGCGCAGCTTTTTCAGGCTTTTGAACGCGCGCGTATCGATTTCGGGCTCAATATTGCGGCGCAGACGCGCGGCATTCCATTCGACGCAAGTCAATTGCTCAAGGTCGAAATCGGCGAGCAGAACCTTGTGGCCCGCGCGCGCCGCCGCGACGGCGAGAAGGCGCGCGAGGCTGCTTTTGCCGACGCCGCCCTTCTGCCCGACGAAGGCAACGAGGCTGAGTTCTTTCTTCATGCCAAGCGCCTCACACCCTTTGCTCTGTAAGAGCCGAACCCAGCGGTCACTTGCCGCACTGAAATACAAGGGGACATCGCCAGGCGGGCGCAAGTTTTTTCCAGAGGGCTGATCGCGCAATCGCTTTTTTTACGGTGGATTGTCATAATAGGCGCTGCTCTGGAGGGAATATCGGTGACGCGCGCGCTTGGCTTGATGAGCGGAACATCTCTCGACGGTATCGATGTCGCCATCATCGAGACAGATGGCGCTGCGGACGTCACGCAGGGACCGGCGCGGTCTTTCGCTTACGACGACGAGGACCGCGCGCTTCTGCGCGCTGCCTTGGCCGCAGCGCAAGACCTGCCAGCCGACCCTGCTGCGCGCATGGCGCGTCCGGGCGTCCTCGCCGAAGCGGAGCGCCGCGTCACAACCCGCCATGCCGAGGCCGTGCGCGACTTTCTGATCGCGGAAATGATCGATCCGGCTTCCGTCGATATCGTCGGCTTTCACGGCCAGACCGTGATTCATCGCCCGGCCGAGCGTTTCACGGTGCAGATCGGCGACGGCGTCCAACTCGCGCGGTCGGTCGGCCGGCCTGTCGCTTATGATTTTCGCGCTGCCGATGTGGCGGCAGGCGGGCAGGGCGCGCCGCTCGTGCCCATCTATCACCGCGCACTGGTCGAGGCGGCCGGATTCGCGGAGCCGATCGTCGTCGTCAATATCGGCGGCGTCGCCAATCTCACCTATGTCGATGGCGGCGCGCCGGTCGCCTTCGATACCGGGCCGGGCAATGCGCTGATCGACGACACGATGTTTTCGCGCGCCGGCGAGAAGATGGACGGCGGCGGGTTGACCGCCGCAGCCGGCAAGGTCAATCCCGTCGCGCTCGCCGAACTGCTGGCGCATCCTTTTTTCGCACTGCCGCCGCCGAAATCGCTCGACCGCAATGCATTTTCAAGCGCCGCCGTCGCCGCTCTGCCGCTCGAAGATGCCGTCGCGACGCTCACCGCCTTCACCGCGCACAGCATTGTCCGCGCGCTCGACCACCTGCCGAAGCAGCCCAAGCTCGTCGTACTTGTCGGCGGTGGCGCGCATAATCTGACGTTGCGTTGGCAATTGATGCAGCTCCTGCCTTGCGGGCTGGTGGTGGCCGAGGCTCTCGGTTGGTCGGGTGACGCGCTGGAGGCGCAAGCCTTCGCTTATCTCGCCGTGCGGCGGCTGAAGAATCTGCCGATCACGTTCCCGACAACGACAGGAGTCGCGGAGCCTATGCCGGGCGGTTTGATCGCTGGCGCGAATTGACCTACGCGCGGAACCATCGTCACACTAGCATGCGGATTGCGGGCTAGGGTGCCGGCGATCCAATTCCGCTGCGAGCCGCAAGGAGCTGCCATGCCCCGCCTGACGCCCATTCCGCCTGCTGAACTCAGCCCCGAGCAGCGCGTGCTCTATAACGACATGAAGGAAGGGATTGAGACGAATTTTAAGGGTTTCACCGCCATCCGCAGCGACGGTGCGCTGATCGGGCCCTGGACGGCGTGGCTCACCGAGCCGAAGTTCGGGGAAGCGAGCTGGCATCTCGTCCGTGCACTCGCCGACAAGCCTGCGTTGCCGCGCAATGTGCGCGAGGTCGCCATTCTCGTCACCGGCGCGCATTTCAAATCGGCCTATGAGCTTTATGCGCATGTGTTGGTCAGCGAGTTGCGCGGTCTCTCGGATGAAAAGATTTCAACGATCGTTGCCGGTCAGCGGCCTGTCGATCTGACTCGCGAAGAGGCCGTCGCCTATGATTTCGCCAGCGCCCTCATCAGCGGCGGCACCTTGCCGGAGCTGACCTACCGGAGTGCGGTGCAACTCTTCACGCCGCATGGCGCGGCGGAGCTTTCCTATCTCGTTGGGCTGTATGCGCTCGTGTCGATCACGCTCAACACGTTCGACATTCCGGTGCCGGAAGTGTAGGCGGCCAGACAGACCCTAGATGAGCGGGCGCGTGGCGTTTTCGACATCGTCTACGCGCGCCAATTTCTTCAAGGCATCTTCATTGATGATCCTCAAGGTCCGGTCATCGAGCTCGATCGATCGTTCCTTGCGCAGTCTTTGCAAGGTCTTGTTGGTGTGGACGAGGGAGAGTCCGAGCGTATCGGCGAGATGGCTTTGTCGCATGGGCATATCGAGCTGGTTGCGCTTCGTCATCCCCAGTCCGCGCGCCTTGTCGAAAAGATACCAAAGCAGATAGGCAATGCGCTCGATCGCGGTTCTGCGCCCGAGTGAGAGGATTTGCTCGTCCAGACTGCGCTCCTGGTTCGCCGCGAGCCAAGTGACGTCATAGGCGAGTTGCGTGTCGCTCGCGAAGAACGTCCAAAGCTTGTCGCGTGGGAAAACGCAGAGCACGGAATCGGTTAGCGCCTCGATGCCATGTCCCAAGGTTTCCGACATGGAAGATTGCAAGCCGAGAAAATCGCCAGGCAACGCATAGTTTATGATCTGGCGACGGCCATCCTCGAGGGTCTTATAACGGAACGCCCAGCCGGACAAAACTGTAAACAGGTGGCTCGCACGGGCTTGCTCAAGCAATATGGTTCCACCCGGCGCGACGGTCAGCTCACCGATTTTAAAAGCCTGAATGACGTTTACATCGATAAGCCGCCCGCCAAAGACGGGAAGCTCGCGCAAGGGACACTTCGCACAAGGCGTGGCGATGTTCTGACTTGCTGTGCTCGCCATAAAATCAGATCCGATAAATGCTGTGAAAAATCTGCGCCTCATAAGAGGCCGTGAGATCAATCACAAGCAAGCCTTCCTCCCGGCGACTCGCTTATGTCAAAGTTAAATGACCCGCACGCCAGAAGGGTCTACGCACCGCACGGCTGGAGGTGCGATGCGCATTTTCGATTTTATGGATCGTATCGAGCGGACGGACGCGCACGGCGCCCGTAGCTATCTCTTCGCCTTGGCTGCTACGGCGCTGGCAGCCGTGTTGCAGAACACTTTGACTGCTGCGACGTTCCCTTTCCCGCTTTTGTTCTATGTGCCCGCCATCGGCCTGGCGACGCTCTATGGCGGCGCGGGCCCCGGCGCTTTGGCAGCTGTCCTGTCGGCGCTCGGTGTTTTCCATTTTGCATGGCCCGGGCCCCACGTCGGCGTGCAGGGATGGACGCTGATCCTGCCTTATATTGTTTATGCTACTGTAATAGCTGGATATGTATTCATAATCAGCGCGCTCCGGACGAGGTTCGCCGAGATGCGGCGGCAGCACGTCGAGGCGGCGGCAGAGCTCAATTCGCTCGATGGGAAGTTGCGCGCGCTCCAGCATCGCATGACCAGCAACATGCAGGCCGTGGCGAGCTTGCTGACATTGGAGAAAATGAAGCTGCGATGGGACCCCGGCGCGGTTCGCGTCCTCGATGACGCCCGGCAGAGAGTCGTCGATATGAGCCGGATCAGCCGCCGGCTGAACGAGCGGGTCGTGGAAGGACTAGAGATCAAGGACTATCTGCAATTGCTCTGCGCGGATTTTCAATCGGCCGCCGCTTCGCACGAAATCGTCAGCGTCGTTTCGGACGATGTCGATATCAAGGACCCGGAAAAGCTGATGGCCTTGTCCGTGCTGATTGGCGAAGCCATCGGCAATGCGTTGAAACACGCATTTCCTGACAAGCACGTCGGAACGATTTCCGTCGCGCTCAAGCGCATCACCCCGACTTCTTGCCGCTTGATCGTTCAAGACGACGGTTGCGGCTTGCCGCAGCACATCGACCTCGCGGACCCGGCCACAAGCGGCTTTCTCATCATGCAGGCGATGGCGGTTCAGATCGGCGGCAAACTTGAAACTTTGCCGTCGTCATTGGGCACGACGCTGAGCGTGCGTTTCGACGCCTAGCTTGTCCGCTCGGCGGGTTCCGCGCGCGTCGGCGTCGGCAGCTTCGGCGGATTGCCGAGGCGGCGGTCGAGATAAATGCCGACTTCTTCGATGAGCGGCTCGACGCAATTTTCGAAGAAATGGTTGGCGCCGGGAATGACCGCGTGCTCGATCGCGATGCCCTTCTGCGTCTTCAGCTTCTCGATCAATCCGGTGACCTCCTTCAGCGGCGCGACGCGGTCCTGATCGCCGTGGACGAAGAGGCCCGAGGACGGGCAGGGCGCGAGGAAAGAGAAGTCGAAGCGGTTGGCCGGCGGCGCGACCGAAATGAAGCCCTCGACCTCCGGCCGGCGCATCAGAAGCTGCATGCCGATCCAGGAGCCGAAGGAGACGCCGGCGATCCAGCAGGCGCGCGCTTCGGGGTTGATTGCCTGCGCCCAATCGAGCGCGGCCGCCGCATCCGAGAGTTCGCCCTGGCCGTGGTCG is part of the Methylovirgula ligni genome and harbors:
- a CDS encoding ParA family protein yields the protein MKKELSLVAFVGQKGGVGKSSLARLLAVAAARAGHKVLLADFDLEQLTCVEWNAARLRRNIEPEIDTRAFKSLKKLRKTEENFDLIVADTRGLADDLTKEVAEESSVVFLPTGTSEDDLRPTLALARRLARQGAEGKIALILSKTGRSERQIAQAQQKIETEGFPLLPAAWGLRDGLQSEFDHGGTGLEAANHYLREIAESASGAMLKRVFG
- a CDS encoding anhydro-N-acetylmuramic acid kinase, which produces MTRALGLMSGTSLDGIDVAIIETDGAADVTQGPARSFAYDDEDRALLRAALAAAQDLPADPAARMARPGVLAEAERRVTTRHAEAVRDFLIAEMIDPASVDIVGFHGQTVIHRPAERFTVQIGDGVQLARSVGRPVAYDFRAADVAAGGQGAPLVPIYHRALVEAAGFAEPIVVVNIGGVANLTYVDGGAPVAFDTGPGNALIDDTMFSRAGEKMDGGGLTAAAGKVNPVALAELLAHPFFALPPPKSLDRNAFSSAAVAALPLEDAVATLTAFTAHSIVRALDHLPKQPKLVVLVGGGAHNLTLRWQLMQLLPCGLVVAEALGWSGDALEAQAFAYLAVRRLKNLPITFPTTTGVAEPMPGGLIAGAN
- a CDS encoding carboxymuconolactone decarboxylase family protein, which translates into the protein MPRLTPIPPAELSPEQRVLYNDMKEGIETNFKGFTAIRSDGALIGPWTAWLTEPKFGEASWHLVRALADKPALPRNVREVAILVTGAHFKSAYELYAHVLVSELRGLSDEKISTIVAGQRPVDLTREEAVAYDFASALISGGTLPELTYRSAVQLFTPHGAAELSYLVGLYALVSITLNTFDIPVPEV
- a CDS encoding Crp/Fnr family transcriptional regulator, translating into MRELPVFGGRLIDVNVIQAFKIGELTVAPGGTILLEQARASHLFTVLSGWAFRYKTLEDGRRQIINYALPGDFLGLQSSMSETLGHGIEALTDSVLCVFPRDKLWTFFASDTQLAYDVTWLAANQERSLDEQILSLGRRTAIERIAYLLWYLFDKARGLGMTKRNQLDMPMRQSHLADTLGLSLVHTNKTLQRLRKERSIELDDRTLRIINEDALKKLARVDDVENATRPLI
- a CDS encoding sensor histidine kinase, whose amino-acid sequence is MRIFDFMDRIERTDAHGARSYLFALAATALAAVLQNTLTAATFPFPLLFYVPAIGLATLYGGAGPGALAAVLSALGVFHFAWPGPHVGVQGWTLILPYIVYATVIAGYVFIISALRTRFAEMRRQHVEAAAELNSLDGKLRALQHRMTSNMQAVASLLTLEKMKLRWDPGAVRVLDDARQRVVDMSRISRRLNERVVEGLEIKDYLQLLCADFQSAAASHEIVSVVSDDVDIKDPEKLMALSVLIGEAIGNALKHAFPDKHVGTISVALKRITPTSCRLIVQDDGCGLPQHIDLADPATSGFLIMQAMAVQIGGKLETLPSSLGTTLSVRFDA
- a CDS encoding alpha/beta hydrolase, with protein sequence MPEVIFNGPAGRLEGRFHPSAQRGAPIAIILHPHPQFGGTMNNQIVYNLYYAFAERGFSVLRFNFRGVGRSQGAFDHGQGELSDAAAALDWAQAINPEARACWIAGVSFGSWIGMQLLMRRPEVEGFISVAPPANRFDFSFLAPCPSSGLFVHGDQDRVAPLKEVTGLIEKLKTQKGIAIEHAVIPGANHFFENCVEPLIEEVGIYLDRRLGNPPKLPTPTRAEPAERTS